The genomic region CCAACCTTTATCTTCCACTACCACATATTGATAGAAAAATACAGCTGTTATGGTAAAGCTAAGTGCAAAACTTACCGGCATTAGAATTAAAAATTCTTTCGTCCTTAGTAAGTTCTTATATTCTTTGAGCAATGAAAGCGCAGAAGGTTTTGTAGCATGTTCCAGATCTTTATCGAAATGAGTTAGATCTGAAAAATACAATCTGATCAGGTACAAAATCAGAAAAGCTGAACTTGCGAGAGCTGCTACTTCATAATCATACCAGAGTATCAAAGATGATATACAAATAGGGAAGATCGCCTCACCAATTGCATAACCCAGGGAAGCAATACTTAAAGCCTTGCCTCTATCCAACTCATAATGCCTGGACATTACAGTAAGGCTAATATGACTCAACAATCCCTGGCCGGTAAGTCGTAATCCTATTAGGGCTATGATTAAAATTGCAATACTTAAATGTGATATTCCCAGAAGAAACGAAGAAAATGCCAGTCCGGCTACGGTTACCGCTGTAATCTTTCTCACCGGTTTATGATCTACTAGATGCCCTACAGACAGCATGATGACAGAAGATGTTACTGTAGCAATAGCATAAATACTTCCGAAAAGCCCATTTGAAATTGAAAAACTTTCAAGGATCTCCGGCACGTAAATAGAAATAAGAAAAGTTTGTCCAAAACTGGATAGAAAGGTCAACATCCAGCCAAAACCTACTTCCCTGGTATTATTTCTGAAAAATTTTATAAGTCCGGCCAAATGATGGGATTTAAAGAATTTCTTTAATAGACAATTAGCAAAAGTATAAATACAAATGAGATTGCGGCCAGATCAATAGACCCAGATTTGAAAAATAGGTAGCTATAGATCCTATTCTATTTCTATAGCCTTTTCCTTACTGAATAATGTCTTTCTGAATTCATCCGGTTTTTTATCATTCAATAATTCCAGGCCACCTTTGATTTTCATAACTTCTGAAAAATGTTCTTCTCGTTTTTCAAATTGTTCTTTATTGGAGTAAGTGGTAATAAGAATGAAATTGAAAGGATAGCGCTCATCTGCTTCAGTCTCCAGTAATTGGAAAGAATGAATATACTTCATCTCCAGAGCTATCTCTCTTAACTTTTTCCAATTGTTCTTATAAAAATATAGCGCCTCTTCATGGTTATCATTGAGCACTTCCACAAAATCCATTGTAGAAATTTTTGGATCGTTCTGACCAACCGATTGTAAACCTATGGTCAAAGCAAAAAACAGTAGAATAATTTTCATTTCTTATTATTTTAAGGTTTACGAGCAATAAATATAAGATCTTTAATTCCGTCAACATTATTTGGATTATTCAGGTAATGGATACTTTCGATCTCAAAATGGTTATTAGTTAAAAGAGTTCTAAGAAAACTTTTACCATGATAGTAAGTAAGTAGTGTTTCTTTTGTACTGGAGGTAGAAACCTGAAAACCCTGATCAGCCTTCTCGGCATCCATAGTACTTAGATAAATTACACCTCCAGGATCTAAGACCTCATAGGCATCTTTGATAAAATCTGAAAGTGCATCTGGATCGAGATATGGCGCTAGGAATCCTGATACTACCGTATCAAATTTGGATTCAAGCATTCTTAATTCCCGGCAGTCAATTATCCTGAATTGTGCTTCAGGATTATTTTCTCTGGCGAGGGATATCATATTTTCAGAAATGTCTATTCCCAGAATATTTAATAGAGGAGCTTTATTTAAAAGATATCTCGAAATATTTCCAGGTCCGCAGCCCACATCCAGTACCCGGGAACCATCCTTTTCCATAAGTTCCAATAATAGATCTAGAGTTCCGGAGTAGATGTCCACGTTCACATACTTTCCCTGATACTCTTTTGCATACTTATCAAAAATGAACTTTACACTACTGTTGTCTTTCATTTCACCTTAAAATCTAAAGAAATGTTACCATAAAAATACACACTTACTTTACTGAACTTCAATTATTTAAATTAATTTTCTATCTTTAGAATTAAATATGACTTATACTTTAAATTTTATTCTTTTTAGGTGTAAGCATACATACCCCCGCTACATATTAACTGGAATACAGTTATTTTCTACTTCTCCTACTTCTATATACCAACTAAAACAACTAAATTATGAAAGTAAAATCTACAGTTTTCGTGTTATTTTTTTGCATGCCATTCCTAAATGTAACACTAAGCGCTCAGGAAGTAAATAAAATGGTAGTTCTGGAGGTTGACACCGACAACATAAATGCGAATAATATTAACGAGATGGCAACCTTTGGTCAGCCTTCTGAAATTAGCAACGAAAATTTCACCCTGGATGTACAATTAGGAGACGTGATCATCTGGCAAGGCAGAACCATGCCTGGAACTGGTGGCCTTGTGAGAATTAAGCTTTTAAAACACGAAGAAGGAGTGAAATTACTTGGAGCCAACAGGATTTCTGAACAGGACGGTACAGGCGTTGTGGTTGGAAGAGTACAGGCAGGACAGGTAGGTGATGAAGAGAAGTATTCTTTAAAATTTGAAGTAAGACAACGGGGATCGCAGGATTGGGTTGAATATACGATAGATCCAAAACTCCAATTAATGCCTCAGGAATAATTTAATATATGCGTCTTAGCCTATTGTATAATTTCCTTTTTATTAACAGGACTTACATTTTCCTGCTAATTGCCTTTATGCAATTATCAAATGTTTGCGTGAGCCAGAAGGACCAGAATAAAGCAGACAGCCTCGAAGTAATTTACAATAACAGTCGTGAGGCCAGGAAAGACCTTGAAATCCTAAAGGACCTCGCAAAAAATTCTATGGACCCTTCAAAACAACTGAAGTACTCCAATGAACTATTAGCAACTGCACAGGAAAAAAACTCTCATGATTATCTGTTTATTGGGTATTTGCAAAAGGGCCATGCGCTTACCGCCAGAGGAGATTATAGTGAGGCTTTGGAAAATTTCTTTAAAGCTGCATCTGTAGCTGAAAACCAGAGTGAACTGGGTCTAATAAAAATTACGCTTGGAGACATTTATTCCCTTACACAGAACCACGACAGGGCTATAAAATATTACAATGAAGGCATCGAGATCATAAGGCAATCAAATGACTCCATACCTCTTGGCTCGGCACTGTTTAACGCTGGTGATGAATACCTCAAGAACAAGCAGGTGGATAAAGCTATTATCTATCTAAAAGAAGCTGAGGAGATATTTAAGGGATTAAAGTATGATTATGGTATTGCCTATTGTCTGGGTACTTTAGGCCTGGCTTATGCACAAATTGGCAGAAATGAAGAAGCGGAGGCAAATATTCAGCAGGCAATACAATTTCTGGAAAAGTATGAGGACTATTCTCCCATTTGTGAATTTCTCTCGGGCATGTCAGACATCTATGCGGAAAAAGGTAGGGATTCTACTGCCATCGAATTTGCTCTTTTAAGCAGGGACCTTGCCAAAGCCTACGGATTCAAGAACGAGATAAGAGAGGCAAATTTAAGATTATCCCAGATCTATGAGAACAGGGGTAATCTTCTTGAAGCCTACAAATATTATAAGGAGTATATAGTCTATAAGGACAGTGTAATGAATGTTTCTACCGCACAAAGTATGGCGGGACTTAGAGCTGACTATGAAGTAGCCCAGAAACAGGCTGAAGTCGACCTCCTGAATGTACAACGTGAGAACCAGAAGCTGGTGGTAATATCTATCGCCATAGCCTCGTTTCTTGTTTGTCTTTTAGCTTTTGGATTATATCGCCGTAACAGGTTCATTAAAAGGACTAGCAAGATCATTGAAAAGGAAAGAAATCGGTCAGACCGTTTATTGTTGAATATTCTTCCGGAAGAAACCGCCAGAGAATTGAAAAAGAACGGACGGGTGAAAGCGAAAAAATTCGAATCGGTCACAGTACTTTTTGCCGATTTTAAAAGATTCACCCTGGTAGCCGAAAGATTACCCCCGGAACGGCTAATCAAGACCATAGATTACTATTTTTCTCAGTTCGACAGGATCATGGAGAAATATGGGATCGAAAAGATCAAGACCATTGGTGATAGTTATATGGCGGCCAGCGGATTGCCTTTCCCCACTAATGACCACGCTTCTAAAATGCTTAAGGCTGCATTTGAAATGACCGAGTTTGTGAAGGAAACTAAGGAGAATTCATTATTTGATGATGCAGATTTTGAAGTTAGAATCGGTATAAACTCTGGTCCCGTAGTTGCGGGAGTGGTTGGGATCAAGAAATTCGCTTACGATATATGGGGTGATACGGTCAATATAGCTGCCCGTATGGAATCACATTCTGAAATTAGAAGGATCAATATTTCTGAAAACACCTATGAATTGATCAAAGACGAATTCCAGTGCGAATATCGCGGAGAGGTGGAAGTTAAGAACCAAAGGATCCTGAAAATGTATTTTGTGAATGGAGTAAAAGAAAGTATTAAGAAGGAAGCAGTTTAAAAGCTCCCTGAAATTAGAACTTTTTCCTTATCTACCATAAATAAACTTGCTTCAGCGCTACTTGGATTTGATAGTCGATTTTTGCGGTGTGGGGCTCGATAAAAGCCTTCCGGTTATAAGCCATCCTACTCCAACCCCTATGAGCATTCCAGATAACAAATGTATGTCTATCCTATTGAAAAAATAACCGATTAAGACTCCGGTTATGATCATCCCTAATCCGCCGATCCTTACTTTATTCATGATTTCTCATTTAAGGTCTCTGCATTAAAATGCGCGGTAGGGACTGCATGTGGTAGGCTAAGACCTGATTTGGACGATAAACTTAAGTATTTATTTGTAAAAAAATAAGACTAGGGATTACTTTTCGACGAACGACCTCATTTTGAAATTCTGAACCTAAATATTATAGTTTCAATTATCGAAATAAGTTCGGCTAATCTTTTCTCATCAAACGTTTTTGCCTAAAATACAATGAGCTTATTCATTAATCCCACACATATTTCCAGGAACCATCTTTCTGGCGTTTCCAGACGGTATGAAATATACCTGTTGAAGTTTTCTTTTCTCCAGCGGAATCAATAACTGTGTACTTATATTCCCCGTAAGTATAACCTAGATCACCCGCAGCTGAAACCTCAACAAAACTTGGCTCCCAGGACAAACTTACATTACTTTTGTCCTTACGCTCCTTATAATTTTCGGCAATTTCCTTTCTCCCTTTTATAAGCTTATTTTCCCTTAAAAGGACAGCATCTTCATCGGCATAGAATAAGAATGCTTCTGGAATCCCTTTCTCATCGGCCATTTGGGCAAAATCTTCTTCAGTTTGTATGATCTCTTTTTTCCATTTATCCACATCAGCTTTTTCACCTGAAGTATTACATGAGACCAATAACAACACCACTAAAATTAATCTTAGAAACCTCATTACTTTCTGCTTTAAGTTTATGATCGAATAACTTTTACTTTGAATTTCTGGACCAGCTGACCTTTATAGCGGTAATTTTATCGGTCTCCAGTTTAATATCTCTATGCACATGAAACGCATTCTTTTTGTAGAACTCCAATGGTGACTTGTATGCCTCCCTATTGTATTTAATATAATCTGCTGATGGGATAACCCATCCATTAAGTTCCGTTCTTTTTTGCCTTGCGAGATTGAGCAATTTGGTTCCATAACCCTCTCCCTGGAATTTTGAATCAAGGATGGCAGCAAACCAACGCTCGCCATCCCGTAGGAAATCAAAATACCAACCTATCAAATGCTCATTTTCATCCAGAAGAATAATATGGTACTGATCCTTCAACTCATTCAAATAGTCTTGGAACTTCTCCAAATTTTCATAAACAAGATTTCGTGGATATTCATTATTCCACAATTTCAGGATCTCACGTTTATTTTTCTGAGATAAAGAATTAAGCTCCACGAATTTCAATTTGCCATTTAGATTTTTTAAACCATTAATTGGTTAACAAGGAATATTTCTTGAAGTTATCCAGGATCGCCTGCCATCCCTGCCTTTGTAATTCAATTGAATTCTGGTTCTCTGCCTCAAAAGTCTCAATGATCTTTACTCCTGACTCCTGCGATTTAAATTCTATTTGAACCAGCCTGCCGTCATCCATTTTATACCTGATCAATTCATTTGGAACTATTTCCAGGTAGATTCCGGAAAAATCAAATCCGGCACTGCCGTCCTTAGCTTCCATATGCCAGTTAAATTTACCTCCTGGTTTTAGATCATTTTCTGCAGCCGGACATTGCCAATCATCACTGGCGAAATTCCAGTGAGTAATATGTGCTGGGGAAGTCCAGAGTTCCCAAACTTTTTCAGGGGATAGATCAATTTCAGTAGAAACGGTAACATTAGTTTTCCCAGATTTTTCCATAATCTTGTTTTTAAGTGGTTTCTAATCCTTGAAATTTTTCATTCTTGAAAGTCGGTACATTAGTATTGCAGCTCTTTTCGCCTGTACCGCTACCTTATTAATATTTCCGGTTTCCTCAACGGTATGATTATCGGCTCCGCTTAATCCAAGGCCATCTACAGCCATACTAACATGACCGGCAGTAAATGAAATATCGGCTGCACCTGCATTTCTTGGATCAACGGCATAAACTTCTCCATATCCCAGGTCCTGACTTATTTGATCATAATACTCCAGCAGGGTTTCAGAGCCGGTTGTTTTTCCGAAGGGAGGATATCCACCATCATCAAAGCTAATCTGTGCACTGGTTTGAGGATAATTTTCTGAAACGATCTTTTTCATGGTCTCTTTAGCCCTCTCCAGCTGCTCCAGGGAAACTGCTCTAAGGTCACCTCTAACCAGAGCTTTTTCTGGAACTACATTTGTTTTACCGAAGGCCGAGCCACCCATCCCATCTTCCTGCAGGTCTATTGAAGTACCTCCTAAAATAAAACCTGGATTAAAAGTAAGATTCTCTTCTGTAGAAAGCTTCTCGTAAAATTCGGTCAGGATTCTGGAAATCTCATAAATAGCACCGTTACCTACTCTTTCTGTAAAAATCTGGGAAGAATGCGCAGGATTTCCAGTCGTTTCCAGCTTCCAGCTCGTAGACCCTCTTCTTGCAATAACTATAGTTTCTTCCTTCCCATCGCCATTCTCAAAACCAAGAGCAACGTCTGCCCATTTAGCTGCATCTACCAGTTCCTTTTTAGAAAGTTTCAGGGGACTTCCGCTTTTTTCTTCGTCTCCGGTCATCACGATTTCTATAGACATATCATCTAAAAGACCTGCATCTTTTAAGGCCTGCATTGCCAGGATAATGATCACATCTCCACCTTTCATATCTCCAACACCGGGACCTTTCATTACCGAATCATTGACCTTACTGGCTTTTTGAAACGGACTATCAAGTTCAAAAACCGTATCCAAATGGCCTATTAAAAGTAATTTCAAACCAGGTTTTCCCTTATGTGTAGCCACCAGATGTCCCGCTCTTCCATAAGCGTCACCAGAAGTAAGCCTGGTTTCAAATCCAAGTTTATCCAGTTCTGTTTTGAACAATCTTCCAACCTCCCGAACGCCTTCAAAATTCATCGTCCCGCTATTGATATTAACGGCATTAGTCAACAACTCAAGGGCTGCATCCTCATGCTTATTAACAGATTCAACGATCTTTTTTTCCTTTTTGTGCAATTGTGAATATGAAAAAATAGGCGACAATAAAAGCACTGAAACAATTATGGATCTAAAAACCATGTATCCTAATTTTAAAATTAAAGTTGAATCCTAAATTACAAAAAGAAAAGGTCAACTTGTTGAAGCCTCAAAGGCAATTTTAAAAGAAGAAAAGGATCGTAAATATCAGGAAGCAGTTACAAGATTATGAGATTGATCCTTTGGCAATTGTCTCGATATATTGCTTAAAATCATGCTTATCATCCACGTGAAATGCCAGGGTGGTAAATTTGCTTTTCCTCCCATAAAGGCCCGTCAAAGTGTATTCCTTATTTAGGTGAAGAATTAGATTATGGCTTTCAAGGGAACCGAGAAAGGAAAGTTTCTTTGTCTCAGAATTAAGCTCTATATCTTTAGCGGAAATTTCTATTGACCTAATATCCTTCAGATCTACTACGGCTTCATTCATGATCCCATACCTAAGATATAATTCTCCATCTTCAATAATAATTGGCCTTTTAGACATAGAACGGAGAAAACCCAATATTTGAATTATAGAATATAAACTAAGAAAAGTGAGGATCCATGCTATTAAACCATTCCACATTGCTAATAGAATGTGTAGTACTATAGTTTCAATAGTTATTAGAAAGATCAAAACCGCCAAAAGTGAGATGGAACCGCTGTCCTTATGATAATGAAATTCATTGGCTTTAAACTCCCTTCTTTTCCAGTTAACAAAGCCATAATAGAAAACAGCAATTTCAGTAACAAAAGGGATCACCAATGGTTTAGGAAGAATTTCTTTGCAGGTTATTTTCAGAATACTATAAAAGTCTCTATTTATCTTTTTATTCAGTTTAAAACTTTGAAAAGCCTTGCGAACATTATAAATAATATAACCTAGTACAGAAAGTTCCAAAACCGGCAAAGCCCAGTTTTTAAAGAGATCCAGGTAATATTGATGTTCTCCCGGAATTATAGTTTTTCCTACAATGAGACCTAAGACCAGCAATGGTATGATGGTGGTTTTTGGTATTTGTGTATTTCTAATAAGAATCAAATAGACCAAGGGAATGATCAACAGTAGATCTATGCTTATACCTATTGAAAGAAGCCTGGTATTCTCTCTGAATTCTGAACTCGTAGTGAGGAGCGCCAGGGCCGCGATCATAAATATAGGTAGCCCAAAAACCAGGTAGTTATAAGTAAGTTTTGAACGAAACATATTTTCTTACTAATTGATCTTCTATAAATAAGACGTTCAAAAGCGAAAGTGTTACAAATAAATTATCACTATCTGATAGGTTTGTCCTTCATGAACTCATCTATATAAGTGGCGATCTCTTCTCCTTTCTCCTCCTGCAAAAAATGACCTGCGCCTTTAATAATTAACGGCTCTTTACCTACCGAACCGGGAATAAGATTAAAAAAGAATTTTTCAAGTCCGCTGAAAACAGGATCTCTATCTGAAAACATTATAAGGGCAGGTTTTTGCCATTTTGAAAGAACTTTTCTGGCCTTGATCATTCTATCCACACCTTCATCATCGGGATGCGATGGC from Gramella sp. MT6 harbors:
- a CDS encoding MFS transporter, with the protein product MAGLIKFFRNNTREVGFGWMLTFLSSFGQTFLISIYVPEILESFSISNGLFGSIYAIATVTSSVIMLSVGHLVDHKPVRKITAVTVAGLAFSSFLLGISHLSIAILIIALIGLRLTGQGLLSHISLTVMSRHYELDRGKALSIASLGYAIGEAIFPICISSLILWYDYEVAALASSAFLILYLIRLYFSDLTHFDKDLEHATKPSALSLLKEYKNLLRTKEFLILMPVSFALSFTITAVFFYQYVVVEDKGWSVSLYASFFTVYALTRVIFSIYGGVLVDKFSGKRIFRFYLIPFTLGLIPFAFLDSIFGALAFLILAGISVGMAGTVKSAVLAEVYGTEKLGTIRSVFTMFMVLSTALGPLIFGTLMDMGIEFESILLFTAIILGLIILNAQRIRKIGAS
- a CDS encoding class I SAM-dependent methyltransferase; translated protein: MKDNSSVKFIFDKYAKEYQGKYVNVDIYSGTLDLLLELMEKDGSRVLDVGCGPGNISRYLLNKAPLLNILGIDISENMISLARENNPEAQFRIIDCRELRMLESKFDTVVSGFLAPYLDPDALSDFIKDAYEVLDPGGVIYLSTMDAEKADQGFQVSTSSTKETLLTYYHGKSFLRTLLTNNHFEIESIHYLNNPNNVDGIKDLIFIARKP
- a CDS encoding adenylate/guanylate cyclase domain-containing protein: MQLSNVCVSQKDQNKADSLEVIYNNSREARKDLEILKDLAKNSMDPSKQLKYSNELLATAQEKNSHDYLFIGYLQKGHALTARGDYSEALENFFKAASVAENQSELGLIKITLGDIYSLTQNHDRAIKYYNEGIEIIRQSNDSIPLGSALFNAGDEYLKNKQVDKAIIYLKEAEEIFKGLKYDYGIAYCLGTLGLAYAQIGRNEEAEANIQQAIQFLEKYEDYSPICEFLSGMSDIYAEKGRDSTAIEFALLSRDLAKAYGFKNEIREANLRLSQIYENRGNLLEAYKYYKEYIVYKDSVMNVSTAQSMAGLRADYEVAQKQAEVDLLNVQRENQKLVVISIAIASFLVCLLAFGLYRRNRFIKRTSKIIEKERNRSDRLLLNILPEETARELKKNGRVKAKKFESVTVLFADFKRFTLVAERLPPERLIKTIDYYFSQFDRIMEKYGIEKIKTIGDSYMAASGLPFPTNDHASKMLKAAFEMTEFVKETKENSLFDDADFEVRIGINSGPVVAGVVGIKKFAYDIWGDTVNIAARMESHSEIRRINISENTYELIKDEFQCEYRGEVEVKNQRILKMYFVNGVKESIKKEAV
- a CDS encoding nuclear transport factor 2 family protein, producing MRFLRLILVVLLLVSCNTSGEKADVDKWKKEIIQTEEDFAQMADEKGIPEAFLFYADEDAVLLRENKLIKGRKEIAENYKERKDKSNVSLSWEPSFVEVSAAGDLGYTYGEYKYTVIDSAGEKKTSTGIFHTVWKRQKDGSWKYVWD
- a CDS encoding GNAT family N-acetyltransferase, producing the protein MKFVELNSLSQKNKREILKLWNNEYPRNLVYENLEKFQDYLNELKDQYHIILLDENEHLIGWYFDFLRDGERWFAAILDSKFQGEGYGTKLLNLARQKRTELNGWVIPSADYIKYNREAYKSPLEFYKKNAFHVHRDIKLETDKITAIKVSWSRNSK
- a CDS encoding SRPBCC family protein, translated to MEKSGKTNVTVSTEIDLSPEKVWELWTSPAHITHWNFASDDWQCPAAENDLKPGGKFNWHMEAKDGSAGFDFSGIYLEIVPNELIRYKMDDGRLVQIEFKSQESGVKIIETFEAENQNSIELQRQGWQAILDNFKKYSLLTN
- a CDS encoding M20/M25/M40 family metallo-hydrolase; translated protein: MHKKEKKIVESVNKHEDAALELLTNAVNINSGTMNFEGVREVGRLFKTELDKLGFETRLTSGDAYGRAGHLVATHKGKPGLKLLLIGHLDTVFELDSPFQKASKVNDSVMKGPGVGDMKGGDVIIILAMQALKDAGLLDDMSIEIVMTGDEEKSGSPLKLSKKELVDAAKWADVALGFENGDGKEETIVIARRGSTSWKLETTGNPAHSSQIFTERVGNGAIYEISRILTEFYEKLSTEENLTFNPGFILGGTSIDLQEDGMGGSAFGKTNVVPEKALVRGDLRAVSLEQLERAKETMKKIVSENYPQTSAQISFDDGGYPPFGKTTGSETLLEYYDQISQDLGYGEVYAVDPRNAGAADISFTAGHVSMAVDGLGLSGADNHTVEETGNINKVAVQAKRAAILMYRLSRMKNFKD